In Penaeus monodon isolate SGIC_2016 chromosome 15, NSTDA_Pmon_1, whole genome shotgun sequence, a genomic segment contains:
- the LOC119581995 gene encoding uncharacterized protein LOC119581995 — protein sequence MTTGRRRGPETRWYEPPTPRAWHPNSSELQRLEAAAHLRKTLLEATPTGSRDAGALRRNSKVNLEKGSLDKGLLPPSLRGSTSSLSSMAKGPLNPPLGRVRKDHDKDFLASMPNLARQQAPVRSSSESDFSTTFVLKNKFKSQNDVRKVLTKTPPSRPRSSSLTKYEPLPNIRHSAPNQEVRSKSEGESPMPRRGAATLQKGLRSPWAEPPSPWAEFSKSQGQARQQGQVKSPWTVPPTPRGASDSNNNQGMADPPPMIRSKTFDVFETKMKNLPVVDSEFEGNKSGDSRIVSVSIEGKPLTEFLTHAKDGLLMSRPGTRYGRNAEPSQAQSSQHDKEDILVYIKLPDDSLLLTSSPHDRTLGQLLEVVASTHVGGHKLLIADDGLEDDDLDKTLPQLGITDNTTLHLMFLTD from the coding sequence ATGACCACCGGGCGCCGCCGCGGCCCAGAGACGCGCTGGTACGAGCCCCCTACCCCCCGGGCCTGGCACCCCAACTCGTCGGAGCTGCAGCGCCTGGAGGCGGCCGCCCACCTCCGGAAGACCTTGCTGGAAGCGACACCCACAGGCTCGCGCGACGCGGGCGCCCTCAGGAGGAACTCGAAGGTCAACCTGGAGAAGGGCAGCCTCGACAAGGGCCTCCTCCCGCCGAGCCTCCGCGGGTCGACGTCGAGCTTATCCTCCATGGCCAAAGGGCCCTTGAACCCTCCCTTGGGCAGAGTGCGGAAGGACCACGACAAAGACTTCTTGGCTTCCATGCCCAATCTCGCCCGCCAGCAAGCCCCCGTCAGAAGTAGTTCCGAGTCGGACTTCAGCACCACCTTTGTGCTGAAGAACAAGTTCAAGAGTCAGAATGACGTGAGAAAGGTTTTAACGAAGACGCCGCCATCGCGGCCCCGCAGCTCGAGCCTGACCAAGTACGAGCCGCTGCCGAATATCCGGCACAGCGCCCCGAACCAGGAGGTACGGTCCAAGTCGGAGGGGGAGTCGCCCATGCCGCGGAGGGGCGCAGCGACGCTTCAGAAGGGCCTCCGGTCCCCCTGGGCGGAGCCTCCTTCGCCCTGGGCGGAGTTCAGCAAGAGCCAAGGGCAGGCCAGGCAGCAGGGGCAGGTGAAGTCGCCTTGGACGGTGCCACCCACGCCGAGAGGAGCCTCGGACTCGAACAACAACCAAGGCATGGCCGATCCTCCGCCGATGATTCGGAGCAAAACCTTCGATGTGTTCGAGACAAAGATGAAGAACCTCCCTGTGGTGGACAGCGAGTTCGAGGGCAACAAAAGCGGCGACTCGCGCATCGTCTCCGTGAGCATCGAGGGTAAACCGCTCACGGAGTTCCTGACGCACGCCAAGGACGGCCTCCTCATGTCAAGACCCGGCACGCGCTACGGAAGGAACGCCGAGCCCTCCCAAGCACAGTCCAGCCAGCACGACAAGGAAGACATCCTCGTGTACATCAAACTGCCCGACGATTCCTTGCTGCTCACTTCCAGCCCGCACGACAGGACGCTCGGCCAGCTGCTGGAGGTGGTGGCGTCCACGCACGTCGGGGGCCACAAGCTCCTCATTGCCGACGATGGCTTGGAGGACGACGATCTTGACAAAACCCTTCCGCAACTGGGCATTACCGACAACACGACACTGCACCTCATGTTCCTCACCGACTAA